From the genome of Gracilibacillus salitolerans, one region includes:
- a CDS encoding helix-turn-helix domain-containing protein: protein MDIGTKIRAIRNRKKITIAKMCEGTGLSKGFISNVENNNTSPSINTLNTIAEFLKVPLPYLLLEKKQHMRVVRKDERRTSSYKDLKIEHLTSKGPLQMRIVESPPGIAIGEDEPHAHEGEECHLVLEGKILAEQGEDSIIAEEGDSFSWNASVPHTVKNIGDTKSVILIAIYSDTKLDDLL from the coding sequence CTGGATATAGGAACTAAAATTCGCGCGATAAGAAATAGAAAAAAAATTACCATTGCGAAAATGTGTGAAGGTACAGGGCTTTCCAAAGGATTCATAAGTAATGTCGAAAACAATAATACATCACCTTCAATCAATACATTGAATACAATTGCGGAGTTTCTGAAGGTGCCTTTACCTTATTTATTATTAGAAAAAAAACAGCACATGCGTGTCGTTCGAAAAGATGAAAGAAGAACCTCCTCGTATAAAGATTTAAAAATTGAGCATCTAACCTCAAAAGGCCCATTACAAATGAGAATCGTTGAGTCGCCACCCGGTATCGCAATCGGAGAAGATGAACCCCATGCACACGAAGGGGAAGAATGCCACTTAGTGCTAGAAGGAAAAATTCTAGCTGAACAAGGAGAAGACTCTATCATTGCAGAAGAAGGCGATTCCTTTAGCTGGAATGCTAGTGTTCCACATACTGTAAAAAATATTGGAGATACCAAATCAGTAATCCTAATCGCCATTTATTCTGATACCAAATTAGATGATTTGCTATAA
- a CDS encoding nucleotidyltransferase domain-containing protein, which yields MLKTLSFIGDRLKNKNIIWGVGGSLLLSFYKIIDKPNDIDILVDETNATKLNEIMSSIGKAKEALSSHPFRTMNFSKYRINGIDIDVMGGFAIQHDEGIYKISLQQESIVTHKKINGVDIPLCSLEDWYILYWLIPNKQEKALLIENFLRTNGIIYPQLLEKALKQSLPLEVKERVEKLLN from the coding sequence ATGCTAAAGACATTATCTTTTATCGGCGACAGATTAAAAAACAAGAATATAATTTGGGGAGTTGGTGGTTCACTTCTACTTAGTTTTTATAAAATAATTGATAAACCTAATGATATAGATATTTTGGTAGATGAAACAAATGCAACCAAATTAAATGAAATAATGTCATCGATTGGGAAAGCGAAAGAAGCATTAAGTTCTCACCCTTTTCGCACAATGAATTTCTCTAAATATAGAATTAACGGTATTGATATTGATGTCATGGGTGGATTTGCAATACAACATGACGAAGGGATTTATAAAATATCACTGCAACAGGAATCTATTGTAACCCATAAAAAAATAAATGGAGTGGATATCCCTTTATGTTCACTCGAAGATTGGTATATCCTATATTGGTTAATTCCAAACAAACAAGAAAAAGCGTTGCTTATTGAAAATTTTTTAAGAACTAATGGAATAATATATCCACAATTGTTAGAAAAAGCACTGAAACAGTCTTTACCGCTTGAAGTGAAAGAAAGGGTAGAAAAGCTATTAAACTAA
- a CDS encoding extracellular solute-binding protein, which yields MLKKGLLMLMVLFLSILVACNGNDEESSSDNNGGSNETENGEEEAANDSDPAEVRVMSHFFSPTPPEQDGEVEQAIEEGTNTDLSIEWVSANNYEEKFNVMLASGDLPDLMLVPDPFSPVYRQAAQQGAFWDVSPYIDDYPNIKEGIADIAWELTSLDGANYGIPRPRPSEGETFFSLRKDWLDNLGMEIPETSDELYEVMRAFTHDDPDQNGEDDTIGYAGYVNPTDMGNMGVFEGIFTGATGQWKDVDGELIHTALLPETRDAIEFLSNAYQDGLIPEDFASLQNSQSQEMFKSGEAGMLSEKAGAFQEVYDTLKSINPDFEFTSLYPLEEVNGYNPAGPGFASVNVISKSVPEEKMKTILQMINDWMEDDVFQLHRHGIEGVHHTVEDGEVVINTEKAQEDAIGDFNQIVYVSDPYASSVKPTFPEEAQELYQEIQDAREETSVPDVSLGLFSETGQTYLPELEKKLQDLKTKIILGSESMEAWDSLVEELEQDPDMQAMTEEMNEAYQAR from the coding sequence ATGTTGAAAAAAGGTTTGCTTATGTTAATGGTATTGTTCTTATCTATTTTAGTAGCATGCAATGGCAATGATGAGGAAAGTAGTAGCGATAATAATGGGGGTAGTAATGAAACAGAAAATGGTGAAGAAGAAGCTGCAAATGATTCTGATCCTGCCGAAGTAAGGGTTATGAGTCACTTCTTTAGTCCGACTCCACCTGAACAAGATGGTGAAGTGGAGCAGGCAATCGAGGAAGGGACAAATACAGATTTAAGTATTGAATGGGTTTCAGCGAACAACTATGAGGAAAAATTTAATGTCATGTTAGCTTCAGGTGACCTGCCAGATTTAATGTTGGTACCAGATCCGTTTAGTCCGGTTTATCGTCAAGCTGCACAACAAGGTGCTTTTTGGGATGTTTCTCCCTATATTGATGATTACCCAAATATAAAAGAAGGTATTGCTGATATCGCTTGGGAACTGACAAGTTTGGATGGTGCAAATTATGGTATCCCACGTCCAAGGCCGTCTGAAGGTGAAACATTCTTTTCTCTTAGAAAAGACTGGTTAGATAATCTGGGAATGGAAATCCCAGAAACTTCAGATGAGTTATATGAAGTGATGAGAGCATTTACTCATGATGATCCAGATCAGAATGGTGAAGATGATACAATCGGTTATGCGGGCTATGTTAATCCAACTGATATGGGTAATATGGGTGTTTTTGAAGGTATCTTTACTGGTGCTACTGGTCAATGGAAAGATGTAGATGGCGAACTGATCCACACAGCATTATTACCAGAAACTCGTGATGCTATTGAGTTTCTAAGTAATGCCTATCAAGATGGATTAATTCCGGAAGATTTTGCATCGCTACAGAATAGTCAGTCACAAGAAATGTTCAAAAGTGGGGAAGCTGGTATGTTAAGTGAAAAAGCAGGTGCTTTTCAGGAAGTATACGATACGTTAAAAAGTATCAACCCAGATTTTGAGTTTACCAGCCTATATCCACTTGAAGAAGTGAATGGATATAATCCGGCAGGACCTGGTTTTGCTAGCGTCAATGTTATTTCGAAAAGTGTACCGGAAGAAAAAATGAAAACAATCTTGCAAATGATTAATGACTGGATGGAAGATGATGTATTTCAGTTACATCGACACGGTATTGAAGGTGTTCACCACACAGTAGAAGACGGGGAAGTAGTGATCAACACAGAAAAAGCCCAAGAAGATGCTATCGGTGACTTTAACCAAATCGTTTATGTATCTGATCCTTATGCAAGCTCTGTCAAACCAACGTTCCCAGAAGAAGCTCAAGAGCTATACCAAGAAATTCAGGATGCCAGAGAAGAGACTAGTGTTCCTGATGTAAGCTTAGGCTTATTTTCTGAAACTGGTCAAACTTATTTACCTGAGTTAGAGAAAAAGTTACAAGACTTGAAGACTAAGATTATCCTTGGTTCGGAGTCAATGGAGGCATGGGATAGCTTAGTCGAAGAACTTGAACAAGACCCAGATATGCAAGCAATGACGGAAGAAATGAATGAGGCATATCAAGCACGCTAA
- a CDS encoding helix-turn-helix transcriptional regulator produces the protein MKQKLQNYRTYIANLLLNKNYRKNLIVFLLVTSLPGIIFTFVLFIVSKTQMENELHEVHKNYLHKTIETIDEHLTNIELLLGHWASDSNFMNTYNSVDVVTEYESVYRIYNTLLVMEGSNPLIGRVELFINEPKPLVFTKNGYYHLTTDEQKEHYESLLHEYDRNLFWTSDLTPIETGYENRYAPIKLVHKITTFNSPDSASIIVFLNKEALLELIKSPYEEGSVFIQRNETDWIFTEDGRSHLTALENEVLTEIGQNISLNEPFVFEWEGLRYTVTYDTISRLQEDWKYISVAPLSTITEPVVFISKLFLIISLSMLLIAIILTIFVSNKLYAPVKKLLEKMNRNRDRKTISEFEIIEEAWEDLSTESEQLQKKIKRQLPYLRQGFLLQLIQGFFYSYPERILIERMEHFGWTVKNHRYILMYIQLFGFSKVKDKFGEDEGLITFVASNITEELMQNASIQADVINFHDLSLGVFITYDDSKSHNELKKELVEKSEEMITYINQICKMDVSVGISRRTDSIKLIHNHFEETKNALSFRNVHENNQIIEIENMDYLTKKSETLEYPFDIEKQMSQAIRLRDKEETKRLLQAFFQSITSNYTNEALFKQTAFQLLGSILQVAMQSGLMNDFVDKGANLYQQLNAIKDMEEINRWFEVKVIDPMIDELSQKKNQRLQIIVEKVIELLEENYMNDISLDECAEQVKLNPSILSKVFKDITGLNFIDYLTNIRLNKAKEMLIDTDLKINQVAQNIGYRHSYFNRLFKKSEGVTPSEFRSLHR, from the coding sequence TTGAAGCAAAAACTCCAAAACTATCGGACATATATCGCTAATCTACTATTAAATAAAAATTACCGAAAAAATTTAATTGTTTTTTTATTAGTTACAAGTCTTCCAGGCATTATTTTTACGTTCGTATTATTTATCGTAAGTAAGACACAAATGGAAAATGAGCTACATGAAGTGCATAAGAATTATTTACATAAAACAATTGAAACAATTGATGAACATTTAACTAATATCGAGCTACTACTTGGACATTGGGCATCGGACTCCAATTTTATGAATACATATAATAGTGTTGATGTCGTAACCGAGTATGAAAGCGTATATCGAATCTATAATACGTTATTAGTTATGGAAGGATCTAACCCTTTAATTGGAAGAGTAGAATTATTTATCAATGAACCAAAGCCTTTAGTTTTTACGAAAAATGGCTATTATCATTTAACTACGGATGAACAAAAAGAACATTATGAGAGCTTATTACATGAGTATGATCGAAATTTATTCTGGACATCGGATTTAACCCCAATTGAGACGGGGTATGAAAATCGATATGCTCCGATAAAGTTAGTACATAAAATTACCACATTTAATTCACCGGACTCTGCGTCTATCATTGTCTTTCTGAATAAAGAAGCATTACTGGAACTAATCAAATCACCATATGAAGAGGGGTCAGTTTTTATTCAGAGAAATGAAACAGATTGGATTTTTACAGAGGATGGACGGAGTCATTTAACTGCCTTAGAAAATGAAGTATTAACAGAAATAGGTCAGAATATCTCTTTAAACGAGCCTTTTGTTTTTGAATGGGAGGGACTTCGATACACCGTCACCTATGATACGATTTCGCGGTTACAGGAAGATTGGAAATACATATCTGTGGCGCCCTTATCAACGATTACCGAACCAGTTGTATTTATTTCTAAGTTATTTCTTATTATCAGTTTGAGTATGCTGTTAATTGCTATTATTTTAACTATCTTTGTCTCGAATAAGCTGTATGCACCTGTTAAAAAGCTCTTGGAAAAAATGAATCGAAATCGAGATCGAAAAACGATTAGTGAATTTGAAATAATAGAGGAAGCATGGGAGGATTTATCAACGGAAAGTGAACAACTGCAAAAAAAGATAAAAAGGCAGCTTCCTTATTTGCGTCAAGGCTTCTTATTGCAATTAATCCAAGGATTCTTCTATTCATATCCAGAGCGTATATTAATCGAGCGCATGGAGCATTTTGGTTGGACGGTTAAAAACCATCGCTATATCTTGATGTATATTCAACTATTTGGCTTTTCCAAAGTAAAAGATAAGTTTGGAGAAGATGAAGGACTTATTACATTTGTAGCTAGTAATATCACCGAAGAACTGATGCAAAACGCAAGTATTCAAGCAGATGTCATTAATTTTCATGATTTGTCTTTGGGTGTATTTATTACGTATGACGATAGCAAGTCGCATAACGAATTAAAAAAAGAGCTTGTAGAGAAAAGCGAAGAAATGATTACATATATTAATCAAATATGTAAGATGGATGTATCCGTTGGTATCAGCAGAAGAACGGATAGTATTAAACTGATCCATAACCATTTTGAAGAGACGAAAAATGCTCTGAGCTTTCGAAATGTCCATGAAAATAATCAAATCATTGAGATAGAAAATATGGATTATTTAACAAAGAAAAGTGAAACGCTCGAATATCCTTTTGATATCGAAAAGCAAATGTCCCAAGCTATCAGGTTACGGGATAAAGAAGAGACGAAACGGTTATTGCAAGCATTTTTTCAATCCATCACTTCAAATTACACAAACGAAGCACTCTTTAAACAGACTGCATTCCAATTATTAGGAAGTATTCTTCAGGTAGCGATGCAATCCGGCTTAATGAATGACTTTGTCGATAAAGGAGCTAATTTGTATCAGCAATTGAATGCGATCAAAGATATGGAAGAAATCAATCGGTGGTTTGAAGTGAAAGTAATCGACCCTATGATTGATGAGTTGTCTCAAAAGAAAAATCAAAGATTGCAAATTATCGTGGAAAAAGTGATAGAACTGTTAGAAGAAAACTATATGAATGATATATCCCTAGATGAGTGTGCGGAACAAGTAAAATTAAATCCCTCTATTTTGAGTAA
- a CDS encoding carbohydrate ABC transporter permease — translation MIKKSVGDKVFDVSNLIFLGIMSIVTIFPIYYVVVVSFTDPIEYLQKSMVLFPENWSLASYEYLLSSGAFVQSLGVSTFLTVVGTACSLVITSSFAYALSRKKFKGRKFILLLVLFTILFNPGIIPNYLLVKELGLINSLWSVILVSLSNGWFVILMKGFYDSIPDTLVEAATIDGCNDLTAWIKIILPLSLPSIAAFGLFFAVQYWNQYFNALLYLNESSKWPIQVLLQNMLIDASSSSLGDVDPLLQPPPSETLKMAAVVIAIVPILMIYPFLQKHFAKGVMIGSIKE, via the coding sequence ATGATTAAAAAAAGTGTAGGCGATAAAGTGTTTGACGTATCCAACTTGATTTTTCTAGGAATTATGTCTATTGTGACGATCTTTCCAATCTATTATGTGGTCGTGGTATCCTTTACAGATCCGATTGAATACTTACAAAAGAGTATGGTTCTCTTCCCGGAAAACTGGTCATTAGCATCTTATGAGTATCTACTCTCATCTGGGGCATTTGTTCAATCATTAGGGGTGAGTACCTTTCTAACCGTTGTAGGTACTGCCTGTAGTTTAGTGATTACCTCGTCATTTGCTTATGCTTTATCAAGGAAGAAATTTAAAGGTAGAAAGTTTATTTTGTTATTAGTATTGTTTACGATTTTATTTAATCCTGGCATTATTCCTAACTATCTGCTTGTCAAAGAGTTAGGGTTAATCAATAGCTTATGGTCTGTCATTTTAGTTTCGTTATCCAATGGTTGGTTTGTTATTTTAATGAAAGGTTTTTATGACAGTATTCCCGATACGTTAGTAGAAGCTGCGACGATTGATGGATGTAATGATTTGACTGCATGGATTAAAATTATTTTGCCATTATCTCTTCCATCGATAGCAGCATTTGGCTTATTTTTTGCGGTGCAATATTGGAATCAATATTTTAATGCCTTGTTATATTTAAATGAATCAAGCAAGTGGCCTATTCAAGTATTGTTGCAGAATATGTTAATTGATGCATCCAGTAGTAGTTTAGGAGATGTCGACCCACTCCTGCAGCCGCCACCAAGTGAAACATTAAAGATGGCAGCAGTTGTTATTGCTATTGTACCGATCCTTATGATATATCCATTTCTACAAAAACACTTTGCTAAAGGGGTGATGATTGGATCGATTAAAGAATAA
- a CDS encoding AAA family ATPase — protein MGIWNYLIEGVSGTGKTSVCKELQRRGYHAINGDRELAYQGDPETGTRTDGVTHEHHIWHVDKVKALVANQDEAVTFFCGGSRNFSKFIDLFDGVFVLEVDLDTLNRRLDERPENEWGGKKTERELIARLHRTKEDIPKNGIIIDATAPIEHVVDEIIRQKWFRR, from the coding sequence ATGGGCATTTGGAATTATCTGATTGAAGGCGTTTCGGGCACCGGCAAAACTTCGGTCTGCAAAGAATTGCAGCGGCGTGGCTACCATGCCATTAATGGTGACCGTGAATTGGCTTATCAAGGCGATCCGGAAACGGGTACACGGACGGATGGCGTCACGCACGAGCACCACATTTGGCATGTAGATAAAGTAAAAGCTTTGGTCGCCAACCAGGATGAGGCGGTAACATTTTTCTGCGGTGGTTCTAGGAACTTTTCGAAATTCATAGATCTATTTGACGGCGTGTTTGTCCTCGAGGTCGACCTTGACACATTGAACCGGCGGCTTGACGAGCGACCGGAAAATGAGTGGGGCGGAAAGAAAACGGAACGGGAACTCATTGCGCGATTGCACCGAACAAAAGAAGACATTCCGAAAAACGGAATTATAATCGACGCCACCGCACCGATCGAGCACGTCGTTGACGAGATCATCCGTCAAAAATGGTTCAGAAGATAA
- a CDS encoding SEC-C metal-binding domain-containing protein: MHSLISMRKMFVMSSKVGRNEPCPYGSGKKYKKCYGR, encoded by the coding sequence ATGCATTCATTAATTTCAATGAGAAAAATGTTTGTAATGTCATCAAAGGTAGGCAGAAATGAGCCATGTCCATACGGTAGCGGGAAGAAATACAAGAAGTGTTACGGGCGTTAA
- a CDS encoding ABC transporter permease, producing the protein MERAKELNEKELMDNAKPKSKAKKFLSQLSRDKYLYLLALPGLIYFLLFKYVPMWGISIAFKDFSPFLGYVESPWVGWQHFQRLFGNQDFFMLLRNTLAISFLNLLFFFPLPIILSLLLNEVRNQFYKRTVQSIVYLPHFLSWVIIASLTFMLLSKSEGVINQLFVFFGFEKFDFLTNSDIFWFLLTGQSVWKEAGWGTIIFLAAIAGVNTELYEAARIDGANRFRQIWHVTLPAIRNVIIILLILRLGDVMEVGFEQVFLMYNGAVSEVAEVFDTYVYRVGIQQGQFSYSTAVGLFKSFVGLVLVVIANKMSKKFGEEGIY; encoded by the coding sequence ATGGAAAGGGCAAAAGAATTAAATGAAAAGGAATTAATGGATAACGCAAAACCTAAAAGTAAAGCAAAAAAATTTTTATCACAATTATCAAGGGATAAATATCTTTACCTGCTAGCATTACCGGGTTTAATTTATTTTCTCCTATTTAAATATGTTCCGATGTGGGGCATTTCTATTGCGTTTAAAGATTTTTCTCCTTTCTTAGGATATGTTGAAAGTCCCTGGGTAGGTTGGCAGCATTTTCAAAGGTTATTTGGAAATCAGGACTTTTTCATGTTATTAAGAAATACGCTAGCTATTAGCTTTTTGAATTTACTTTTCTTTTTTCCTTTACCAATTATTCTTTCACTTTTATTAAATGAGGTGAGAAATCAATTTTATAAACGAACAGTACAATCGATTGTTTATTTACCACACTTTCTATCGTGGGTTATTATTGCTAGTTTAACCTTTATGTTATTGTCAAAATCTGAAGGGGTCATCAATCAACTGTTTGTGTTTTTTGGTTTTGAAAAATTTGATTTTCTCACCAATTCGGATATTTTCTGGTTTTTACTTACTGGACAGTCGGTTTGGAAGGAAGCAGGTTGGGGAACCATTATTTTTCTAGCAGCTATTGCCGGAGTAAATACTGAGTTGTATGAAGCAGCGAGAATTGATGGTGCAAATAGATTTCGTCAAATTTGGCATGTGACATTACCTGCGATTCGAAATGTCATCATTATATTACTTATCCTTCGCTTGGGAGATGTCATGGAAGTAGGATTTGAGCAAGTATTCCTTATGTATAATGGCGCTGTTTCCGAGGTGGCGGAAGTATTTGATACCTATGTTTATCGTGTGGGTATTCAACAAGGTCAATTTAGTTACAGTACGGCTGTAGGGCTGTTTAAATCATTTGTGGGATTGGTTTTAGTAGTAATAGCCAATAAGATGTCTAAAAAGTTTGGTGAAGAGGGAATTTACTAG
- a CDS encoding YesL family protein translates to MEIRGIWGVFYKISLWLTRIASVNLLWFLFNLPVAIVVFNMLLASYIGELIIFFVLLVILVPIVTFPATTALFAVVRRWVLGEDVNIVKGFWEYYKQNYLDSLKGGLFITLIWSSMFFYYYILTFNSLEIFTYLFYLLLAILFVFTIHFFSITVHFQSRTLTILKNAMFFTVINPILTIEIIVVSGLLIYLSSTYFSFLVPFFIGSTIAFVSFLGFHRFTSRLKIVD, encoded by the coding sequence ATGGAAATAAGGGGAATTTGGGGTGTTTTTTACAAAATTTCGCTTTGGTTAACCCGGATTGCAAGTGTGAATCTATTATGGTTTCTCTTTAACTTACCTGTAGCAATTGTAGTATTTAATATGTTACTGGCCAGTTATATAGGAGAGTTAATCATTTTTTTTGTGCTGTTAGTTATTTTAGTACCCATTGTTACTTTCCCAGCTACAACTGCTTTATTCGCTGTAGTTCGTCGGTGGGTTTTAGGAGAAGATGTAAATATAGTAAAAGGATTTTGGGAATATTATAAGCAAAATTATCTGGACAGCCTAAAAGGTGGATTATTTATTACCTTGATATGGAGCTCGATGTTCTTTTACTATTATATCTTAACTTTCAACTCACTAGAAATATTCACCTATTTATTTTATCTTTTGCTTGCTATATTATTTGTGTTTACGATTCACTTTTTTTCGATCACGGTTCATTTCCAATCGCGAACACTTACTATTTTAAAAAATGCTATGTTCTTTACAGTCATAAATCCGATTCTGACGATTGAAATTATCGTAGTAAGCGGGTTGCTTATTTATCTGAGCAGTACTTACTTTTCTTTCCTTGTCCCATTTTTTATTGGTTCTACCATTGCATTTGTTTCTTTCCTCGGTTTCCACCGGTTCACATCTAGGTTAAAAATAGTAGATTAA
- a CDS encoding MOSC domain-containing protein, producing the protein MFDVKKESSILGTVIAVSLNKEHTFSKENQEFIKLVKGLGVEGDAHFGSTVKHRSRVAQNPNQPNLRQVHLIQNELFEELAERFNINPGQLGENITTVGINLLELPTDTILTIGESAIIKVTGLRNPCAQIDNFQPGLLKAVLDKDSEGNLIRKAGIMGVILQSGEVKPGDTISVELPHRPFKKLERV; encoded by the coding sequence ATGTTTGATGTAAAAAAAGAGAGTTCAATTTTAGGAACTGTCATAGCAGTTAGTTTAAATAAGGAGCATACGTTTAGTAAAGAAAATCAAGAGTTTATAAAATTGGTAAAGGGTTTAGGGGTCGAAGGCGATGCACACTTTGGTTCAACGGTTAAGCATCGGTCGAGAGTGGCACAAAATCCAAACCAGCCTAACTTAAGACAAGTGCATTTAATTCAAAATGAGTTATTCGAAGAGTTAGCAGAGCGTTTTAATATTAATCCTGGACAGTTGGGTGAAAATATTACAACTGTCGGAATAAATCTTCTTGAACTACCAACTGATACGATATTAACTATAGGTGAGTCTGCAATTATTAAAGTAACAGGCTTAAGAAATCCTTGTGCTCAAATTGATAATTTTCAACCAGGTCTTTTAAAGGCTGTTTTGGATAAGGATTCAGAAGGAAATCTAATAAGAAAAGCAGGAATAATGGGAGTTATATTGCAGAGTGGAGAAGTGAAACCAGGTGATACCATCAGTGTTGAATTACCTCACAGACCATTTAAAAAGCTTGAGCGTGTTTAA
- a CDS encoding DoxX family protein, with the protein MTNKEGIGALLLRVVLGIIFIGHGTDKFQGGIANTAGWFDSIGLPGFLAYIVAGLEVVGGIALILGLATRIVGGLFVLLLLGAIIKVQFAAGFIGGYAYDLALLVISAYLLLNGSKLYSLDKYFIKS; encoded by the coding sequence ATGACAAACAAAGAAGGCATTGGTGCATTGTTATTACGAGTTGTTTTAGGAATTATTTTTATAGGACATGGTACTGATAAATTTCAAGGTGGCATTGCTAATACTGCTGGATGGTTCGATAGTATTGGATTGCCCGGATTTTTGGCTTATATAGTAGCAGGTCTTGAAGTGGTTGGTGGGATCGCATTAATACTCGGACTGGCAACGCGTATCGTAGGAGGACTATTCGTCTTATTGTTACTGGGTGCAATTATTAAAGTTCAATTTGCCGCAGGTTTCATTGGAGGTTACGCGTACGATCTTGCATTACTAGTAATCTCTGCATATTTATTACTGAATGGAAGTAAGTTATATTCTTTAGATAAATACTTTATCAAAAGCTAA